One region of Desulfovibrio sp. JC022 genomic DNA includes:
- a CDS encoding DJ-1/PfpI family protein yields the protein MAKKILMIVGDFVEDYEVMVPFQALQAMGFNVDAVCPEKKAGEQVATAVHDFEAQQTYLERPGHNFTLNADFDSVNTGDYAALVIPGGRAPEYLRLNEKVLDMVRDFSDRPIAAVCHGPQLLVATGILKGKKVSAYPACAPEVRLAGGEYVEIGLDDAICDGNLITAPAWPAHPKWLRLLVDRIG from the coding sequence ATGGCTAAAAAAATTCTGATGATCGTTGGCGACTTTGTGGAAGACTACGAAGTGATGGTTCCCTTTCAGGCCCTGCAAGCCATGGGCTTTAATGTAGATGCTGTCTGCCCGGAAAAGAAAGCCGGAGAACAGGTCGCCACGGCAGTGCATGACTTTGAAGCCCAGCAGACCTATCTTGAACGGCCCGGACACAACTTCACTCTCAATGCCGACTTTGACAGCGTGAATACAGGGGATTATGCTGCTTTGGTGATTCCCGGCGGCAGAGCTCCGGAATACCTGCGCCTTAACGAAAAAGTGCTCGATATGGTTCGAGATTTTTCCGACCGCCCCATTGCAGCAGTCTGTCACGGACCACAGCTCCTTGTTGCAACCGGAATACTCAAAGGTAAAAAAGTATCCGCCTACCCGGCCTGCGCTCCCGAAGTGCGTCTCGCCGGAGGGGAGTATGTTGAAATTGGACTTGATGATGCCATTTGCGATGGCAATCTCATAACCGCTCCCGCATGGCCGGCCCACCCTAAATGGCTGCGCCTGCTGGTTGACCGGATCGGTTAA
- a CDS encoding ribbon-helix-helix domain-containing protein has protein sequence MCELYASTPPPEYEQVTKSIRINGAVTSIRLEQRFWNILDELAVEEETSTGKFISSLHNEAYSLNGEISNFASLLRVACTTYLVNKAA, from the coding sequence ATGTGCGAATTATATGCTTCCACCCCGCCGCCTGAATATGAACAAGTAACCAAATCCATAAGAATTAACGGTGCAGTGACCAGCATTCGGCTGGAGCAACGATTCTGGAATATATTAGATGAACTTGCAGTAGAAGAAGAAACCAGTACCGGTAAATTCATTTCATCACTTCACAACGAAGCGTACAGCCTGAACGGAGAGATCTCCAACTTCGCGTCCCTGCTACGGGTTGCTTGCACAACATATCTAGTCAACAAAGCTGCATAA